In one window of Burkholderia sp. NRF60-BP8 DNA:
- the fnr gene encoding fumarate/nitrate reduction transcriptional regulator Fnr: MQSSAEVSTTMPLRPFIPMRPVEPWDQPKRAASRCSTCALRTVCMPPDLSPDDFARVDAMICTTRHVKRGETLFRSGDAFNSIYAVRTGSFKTIVMHRDGDEQITGFQIVGESLGLDGVHAGCHNGDAIALEDSTVCIIPFGQLEQMCREVRPMQHHVYQMMSGEIVRESSQMLLLGTMSAEQRVAAFLLNLSARFKARGYSAAEFVLRMTRDEIGEYLGMKLETVSRMLSKFQHKGLVAAQGKQIRIVDSDGLRQI; encoded by the coding sequence ATGCAGAGCAGTGCCGAAGTCTCGACGACCATGCCGTTACGCCCGTTCATCCCGATGCGCCCTGTCGAACCGTGGGACCAGCCCAAGCGCGCCGCGTCCCGCTGTTCGACGTGTGCGTTGCGTACCGTGTGCATGCCGCCCGATCTTTCGCCCGACGATTTCGCCCGCGTCGACGCGATGATCTGCACGACGCGCCACGTCAAGCGCGGCGAAACGCTGTTTCGTTCGGGCGATGCGTTCAACAGCATCTACGCGGTGAGAACCGGCTCGTTCAAGACGATCGTCATGCATCGCGACGGCGACGAGCAGATCACCGGCTTCCAGATCGTCGGCGAGTCGCTCGGGCTCGATGGCGTGCACGCCGGGTGCCACAACGGCGACGCGATCGCGCTCGAAGACAGCACGGTCTGCATCATTCCGTTCGGTCAGCTCGAACAGATGTGCCGCGAAGTGCGGCCGATGCAGCATCACGTCTATCAGATGATGAGCGGCGAGATCGTGCGCGAATCCTCGCAGATGCTGCTGCTCGGCACGATGAGCGCCGAACAGCGCGTGGCCGCGTTCCTGCTGAACCTTTCCGCCCGCTTCAAGGCGCGCGGCTACTCGGCCGCGGAATTCGTGCTGCGGATGACGCGCGACGAGATCGGCGAATATCTCGGGATGAAGCTCGAAACGGTCAGCCGCATGCTGTCGAAGTTCCAGCACAAAGGGCTCGTCGCGGCCCAAGGCAAGCAGATCCGGATCGTCGATTCGGACGGCCTGCGGCAAATCTGA